A region of the Brienomyrus brachyistius isolate T26 chromosome 10, BBRACH_0.4, whole genome shotgun sequence genome:
CAACTACGCTTCAAGTAACTAGCCTGACAGTATGGCAGTAGTGCAGATCCCATAGTGGTGATACTGGAAGAGATGGATTTTGAGGTATTTCCTATAGAAACTTGACTGTTTCATTTCACAAACAAAGATGCATATTGCTTTAATAAGAAGTATCGACTTTTAGAACTTGCTCAGAAAAGCAGCGCTGTGTCCTACCTGGATGCCATAGGTCCGACGTACAGAGACCCTGACAGCAAGGGAGATGGCTGGAATACATGCACCATAACCAAAAGCAAGATATTCCAGAAGAGGGAGACAAGTACACTCGCCGTGATCCTTAGATACCTTGCAGGCAAAGCATGGCAGACaccagaaagcacagcagcCTGAATCGTGGGCAAAAAAAAGCAAGCAAGGGATTAGCAGTTGCATAACGATGGGCGTATAGGCGTATGAACATAATCCATAAAAATACCGGATAAACACAACCATTCTTGTGCACACACCCAGTTATACATTCCCAAGTCACTCCCTCCGTCATTTGCACGTTTCTGCGAGCCTTGATTcttttcatttgtgttcctgtaGGAAGATATATCCTGAAACTATTGACATTGTTTTTGTTTAACCAGTTATTTCATAAACGTCTTGCATTTCCACCCAGTTTGCATTTCACAGCTGGTAGAGCATGAATTCAGTTTCTGTTACCGTTACCATTTTTTGCTTATTTCACAATgcagtttttttatttaagaGAACCCTTAATAAGAATGACCAGAAAGGTAACCGAAGTCACCAACACCCAGGTCTTCCAATAATCCAAAGTCCACATCTGATGCTTGGTGAGCTGCTTTATTATAGCCACTGTGCTGCCGAAAGTAGAAAAATCTAAATTCAAATAtgtaattacaagcatttcTTTTTTGTTCAGTTATTTGTTCATTGGTTGTTCACTTAATTTTCTTACATATGACATACAGTTGTGCAAATCAGTAAGAAGGTTCTGAATTTGGTCTCACCTTACTAACTTGCTATTTGGCCAGTGCACATGTGGCCCTGTGATACATAGAGGGTTTGTTATTTCTGGGGTCCTCAGGTGTTTCAACAACTAAAGAAGTAACTAGCGAATAGAGTTGGAAGATAATAGCTAGCTGGCTGGtttgcagaacatgctgctcAGCCTCTCCAAGATAAACTatacatttatttcatatttagCAGAGCATGTGAGTGGAGCGGAGCAGGAGCGGAAGGATTTCAGCTGGAGGCGGGGTGAGTGCCGAGCGGCGTATTTGTAAAAGAAAACCCATCTTGAATTAAATCGCTTCTGCTTGAATGTGGATCTGGCTGCTTAATTAGTCAGGCTACAGTTTGCGCTAAAATTCTCATCTCTCCTCTTCATTCACATGTTCTGCTATTTAGTGGAGTTGGCTGTTGGCAAATGCGTGATTTGAGTGATTAGCGTTCATAGCCCAGGCAGAACCAAAGAAATGAATCACTTATGTTTTGGTCACACGTCGGATGCTtccatcagtaactttttaggcaCTTTGTCTACTTATGAGACTAGAAATATTCCTGACGGGATGCAGGGAAATATGTTTCCTCAGAAAGACTCTATAGAGACTTCTCTTATGTCCAGAGAGTCTGCTGGCTGAATGAAATCTCCAAGCTAGCTGTGGCCCAGACAGAGGGCTCAGCATAGAGAGGCACATACAGGTGCACAAACTCACAGTCTGCCATGTCATCACAGCAATCGCAGATGCCTGAGCTCCACTGGCTCGATTGTGCCATGACCATCGTGGAGCCGGGCTGCTGCATTACTATGTTGGTTGTCATGCTGATGGAGGACCTACAAAAAATTGTATTGATGTTTTAATGCATGTGCTTATATCCATACTCAtcctataagaacataagaaatttacaaaggagaggatgtcattcggcccatcaagctcgtttggggagaacttaactaatagctcagagttgttaatatgcagttgttaaaatcttatctagctctgatttaaaagaacctaggattttagcttgcgctacactagcagaaaAACTATTCCAAACtccaactacatgctgtgtaaagaagtgcttcctaaaattcattttaaaatgttctcctgctaatttacacTTACGGCCATGAGTTCtactatttaaactaatattgaaatagtcatttgactgaacagcatccagacctgttagaatcttgtaCACCTGGAGCATTTCCCCCCTTagtttcctttgctcgaggctaaacagattcagctcagctaacctctcctcatatgaCATtcatctaagaccaggaatcattctcgtagccctatgcaccctttccaagacagcaatgtccttcttaatgtatggtgaccaaacctgcatatAATATTCTagttggggtcttaccaaggaattatataatcgtagcatcacctcccttgacttaaactccacacacctgtgaATATTACAGTTCAAAAATTCCTATAAATCTTTTGTTTTAAGGTTATAAATGTGTACCAAATTGACAAACATCAAACATCTATGTAGATGCAAATGTAGTCATTCGTAACATACACTAAATATAAATGAACATGGAATTTGTGATCATCTTTGTGGTGGTTTTGAGGTTTTTTTCTAAGGCCCTTAAGCTGTATAATAGttgataaataaaactaaacTATGAAAAATCTATAGATCCCTCAACATTCCTCACATGACTAGAGAATCACTGGCTTATCATATGGATTCACCCAAACTGTAGAACACAATTAAAAGAGACAGTTACTCTGCCCATAGAATGACATAATGCCCATTCTGTCATTAACTTGTCAACAGTAGACTGATCCTCAAATTAAACAATTCAAACTtcaaaataaagaaagaaatgctGTTGAAGTTAAAGCTAGCAGAGGAAATAGCCCACAACGCATGTACAGTTACACCCGGGACTATTGTGTCCACTTACCTGCGTCTCGCCTGGCAGGAGAAAACAACTATCCGTGTGTATCCTGTACTGACCTCTGGAATAATAGTGGACCTACTTTTATGCTTGCATGATAATAGAATGCAGCAACCTTTGATGTTATCATGACGCCATATGCCAGGCCATCCAACTCGTTTGACCTGAACATTTAGAGAACACTCATCGAGTTGTTTAAAGTCGACAACTCCCTGGTTCAAAGATGCTGCTGGACACTCCCCCTCTGCATAATAGGGTCTAGAACAACAGTCTAGGAGTATATCTTCTGGCATTACCATCTTGCAGGTTTAATTTATCATCCAAGGTGTCCCAATAATTAAACAATAATTTATGCATTTATCTATCAGCCCGTTATGCAGTCGAGGGGAATGAGGAGCCAGGCAGGGGATCTGAAGTAGATGCTAATAAaatgtacatcatgatttaagAATTTCTATTGCTATAGTAAAAAAGTGATGTTGAATTAGACAGGTCCAGTACTTTGAATATTTACAAATTCCCTGTGTGAAAAGACTGAGATCATCCATTTTGGGTAAAAACATCAATTAAAAGTCTCATGCTGCTGTTTACTTGGACCTGGGGAGTAGCTAGACATCCCAGGCCACTGAAGAAAAAGTCAATTTGGTCCCTCTGCTTGAGTGGCAGTTTTGATCACTCAGTTGATTTAgctaagctgggggggggggggggggggctagggtGTCCTGACGTCGCCCCACTCGTCTCTTGGTGTCACATCGGCACTCACCTTATCTCCTGTCTTCACCTTGAGGGCCTCCTCATCCCTTTCAGGTTACCTCCAGGCTGATGTCTAACTTCCTGGTCGCCGCCAGGCCGACGCCCGATTCCCCAGTCACTGTCAGGCTAGGTTGGGGGTGATCCGGAAGATGCCTCACCGCAGGACAGTGAGACCCTGCATTTATGCATTTACCTGTCAGCCCGTTATGCAGTAGTGGGGCATGAGGAGCCAGGCAGGGGACATCTGAAGTGGATGCTAATAAAACAGAGATCATGATTTAGTTGTGTTATTGTTGGAGTAGTCAAGTACAGTACTGTTAATATTAACAGTTTCCCTGTATAGGGATATTGAGATCATTTAACATTAAAAAGTCTCTGCTATTGTTGACTTGTACCAGGGGAGTAGTTACATATCCCAGACACCCTGAGAAATGGCACCTTGGGCCCCATGCTTGGGTTGGCACTTTCAATTGCTCAGTTGATATTGTCAAGCAGGGGGGCATGATTTTGGAGACCCTACAAAGTGCTGGGCCCTCTGAATTTGTCACGGTATCCATGGCCCCTCCGATGCCTCCAACTTGTACTCTTCTCCAGCTCTAAGACAGGTACAGTGTGCTTAGAAATAACAAGATCCCAAGATCCACATAAGGCTTTTCCTGACTTGCATGCGCATGACGAAACTGTAAGCGAGGTGACAAGGACGTCAACTGGAGCATGACCGATAATGGCCCAGCCCTGGTCTTGCTTGTCATGTCTTTTCTCACTGCAGTGCCTCTTCCATTGCAAGCACTTTCAGGGAGGAGCCTCAGTCCTGACCCACAGCATTCCAGCAGAATGCCCATAGAATCTGAGCCGGTCACACCATGGGTAAATAAGCAATCGTCAGGGTCTAAGGCACATTAACATGCACGCATCTATAAAACAGCCACACTCAATGACAAACCTGTGACAAGGCCATGACACGCAAAACAATCTTACATACGCCAAGTCTGGCCAGTTATATGTTGTAAAacttcattaatatttattgatGCAAAGTAAGACAATCGAAAAACAATGAAACAGTCAAGTGTGTTTAATTCAAACCAGCAAACAAAGACCGTTTACAGCCTAACTTCTATTATGATTGATCCTTAGTCACAGGGAGAGGTATAAGGCAGATAATTGATAGGTATGGGGTGTGTTAGGGGAGAACAGTAGGAATGACACAGACAGGAAATGATACAGTATTGCACTTCAGGCTCTTTTTCATCAAATGAGACCCAGACTCTATCATTTTGGCTGGAACTCAATCCATTTAAAGGGGGACATTAATTGAATAACATTTTTGAATTACTGTATTACATTTCTGACTCCTTGTATGAGTCTATGTAACGGAAATCTTTCTTGACTGGAAACTCTTAATTCTTAATTTCAGTTCTTAATTTCTTAATCTGACACCAGGTGTATGAGCAGCAGAATGTGGAGTTTTACAGTCTGTCCAGGTGGAGCCCTCTCATAGAGCAAGAGAGTCAAAACTGACCAGAGATCAGCGTAAAGAAGCATTGTTCAAAAGCAAATGATTCTCTATTCAAGGACTTGTTTCCACATACTAGGGATAGAGAGCTGAATTCTGGCATTGTCGGACTAGGGGCTACTTCCATCCATGATATTATATTATGGCATTCTAAGCAAAACCACCCAGGCTATTTCTTTCTTTCGAATGAGGCACATACTCTGTTATTCTAGGCTGGAACCAGTGCTACAGTATAATGgttttcatttttgaatttagttatttttttttacccctcCATGAATCGCTACCTTATAATAGTGGAGGGATTTGTGTGCCTCTTTGATCCTAGGAGCTATGATGTCAAGGGCTATTGTCCCTGATAAGGTCTCCGGTGGCATCTTGAGCCTAGGTGAGTGGCCATACAAAGTGAGATTCACATACTgtagagcagtggttctcaaactcggtcttCGGGACcctctgccctgcttgtttcccagctatccctgccctacacactgctgattacctggatcaggtgtgttcagtcaatcagaagctggaagacagctgggacttgtgtgtggggccctCTCCGCGGTCTTCCTCCGCTGACCCTCAGCAGTACTAGTGACAGTATGCCGGGTTTCCGCGGCAGGCTGTGGTCCACcacgctgggggggtggggtatgGGGGGGCTCAGGCCCTTCCAGTGCATGGTGGGCTTCCCGCTGGGGATGGACATGGCTGTCTGGCCTTATGGGCCTTCTTGGATTTGGGCCCGGCTCGCACCGGAGCTGGGGCTTGTGGGCAGAGCCGGTTGCTTCCCATCCGAGGCTCTGCATGCAGGGGAGCTGTTGTCTCGGTGCTCCCTCGCATGCTCCTCGGCAGGTTGGGCACGTGTCTCTTGGGCCCTTCCTTCTGGGGATAGCTAGGGACACTCTTGGCTTGGTTTCCGGTGGATTTAACcgggtgtgttggggggggggggtgttgttgcTGCCACATTAACTTCTGGCACATCCTTGGACAAATCGTTACCGTCACATACgcacataaatacatacatacatatagatACATATCCACACCTACCTACACATACAAAGATAAGGAAAATGCACAGTGTTGTCACGGATGCAGCTGCAGTTGTTATGAATGTTGTTATTGCTAATTGTTGTTGCCACTCGTTTgacttatatattattattattgttgttattattaatattaatttatatttttgtttgtttgttttgtgtttttttagtttttttgtgatctccCTTTTTGTTTGCAATGGAGATTAAAAATAGGAGGGAATAtaaataaggggaaaaaaacaatagaGATTTCCATGGAAACAGATCCTAGTGGGAGTGGCCAAAGGACGAAGAAGAATCTTGTGTGACCCCAGGAGTCTGGATTCCTGAACAGCTGGGCTACAGGTTCATTCTttccttacaattatattacgCAACTCATAGAAACAACACCCGTTGTCAAAATGACGGAATTCAGTTGCGTATGCATGTAGGTCTCTCATGCTTCTGAAAAGGTTGTGGTGATTCCATCACGGTGTACAATCCTCCCATGTCAGGTCAATCCATTGTTTTAGGATAGACCTGAATTGTCTGAGCCTGAATAGAACAATTAAGTAAAGTAAAGCATATcattaaaaagcaaaaaatatcCTGCAtacattttttgctgttattAGCAGAGTAGAGAGTAAAAATATACACTGCCTGCTCAAAAATAAGTCAtcatttgaatttatatcagcaaatacttaagagccaatgactggatcattattgCAGCCCAGCAacattatgcagcaataaagtgaagtcagctgagtacctgaatctactgactggccaggttacacctccatccatcatcaatgggtttttctcttccctgttggcatggACATATTCCAGGGCAAGgatgccaagattcattgggttcgaattgtcaaagagtggttcagggagcatgaggaatcattttcacacatgacTCGATCATCACAGAGTTGTGACCTTACCCTCActgaaggtctttgggatgtgctgaaggaggctCTATGGTGGTTCAACTCACTTGTCAGTACAGGATctctgtgagaaatggatgcaaaTCTGGATGGAAATAAAAAGTAAGACGTTGCATAAGCCAGTGCAAACAATGGCATGACAAATGTGCaccataatcaaagctaaaggcgATCCAACGAAAAATTCAAATGACGACTTGTTTTTTGACTAGGCAGCGTATTAAtgatttaaatataaaatattttcttCCATTTTTAGAGTTGAGACTTGCTATacaatttttatttacttgGCAT
Encoded here:
- the LOC125750202 gene encoding cornifelin homolog B-like, producing MTTNIVMQQPGSTMVMAQSSQWSSGICDCCDDMADCCCAFWCLPCFACKVSKDHGECTCLPLLEYLAFGYGACIPAISLAVRVSVRRTYGIQGSICNDCLHATCCYPCSWCQVSREIKARQSSVVYRAA